A single window of Paenibacillus sp. SYP-B4298 DNA harbors:
- a CDS encoding NfeD family protein encodes MELLFWSCLGGGIVYAVVTIILGDVISEAADGALDFLFGDALPWLQPMTLVSAITIFGGAGLMLERYTPLGTGLVLVFAAMIAVVLAIAVYFLYVRPMENSENSTGYSLQELGGKMAEVLVSIPPSGYGEVLVRVGAAGVSGQIAASYDGEAIPLGAKVVVVEVKDGTLMVSRIDL; translated from the coding sequence ATGGAGCTTTTATTCTGGTCTTGTCTTGGCGGAGGCATCGTGTACGCCGTGGTCACGATCATCTTGGGGGATGTCATCAGCGAGGCGGCCGATGGCGCACTTGATTTCCTGTTCGGGGATGCGTTGCCGTGGCTGCAGCCGATGACATTGGTCAGCGCGATTACCATCTTCGGCGGTGCAGGTCTGATGCTGGAGCGGTACACGCCTCTAGGCACGGGGCTTGTGCTCGTATTTGCGGCGATGATCGCAGTCGTGCTGGCGATCGCAGTCTATTTCTTGTACGTCCGTCCGATGGAGAACAGCGAGAACTCGACCGGCTATTCCTTGCAGGAGCTGGGGGGCAAGATGGCGGAGGTGCTCGTCTCGATTCCTCCTTCCGGCTATGGCGAGGTGCTGGTGAGGGTCGGAGCTGCCGGCGTATCGGGTCAGATCGCGGCGAGCTATGATGGAGAGGCGATCCCGCTGGGGGCCAAGGTTGTCGTGGTAGAGGTGAAGGACGGCACACTGATGGTGTCCCGAATCGATCTGTAA
- a CDS encoding penicillin-binding protein 1A, translating to MKDDRKKAAAGRNKWLTFGLIVWTTVKWIFIFCLTAGLFAGGAVTGYVAALVKEEPVRPPSLIEEKINENVITGFAYFNDGSPIGQLRTEEDRRLVELKDIPQQAIDALLAIEDNNFDKHVGVDVNGLGRAVKQKLLNEDTQTGGSTLTQQLARRVFLSLDVTDARKVKEIFLSLRMERYLTKPQILTAYLNKMPFGNGSNGYQVFGIKAAAKGIFNISNLNDLNIAQSAYLAGLPQLPSVYSAFTGKGEFNEKGFNRAIERQKRVLARMLETGRITSAQYYEALEFDMKSSLAKPAKKAYATYPYLMLETERKAAEALLLHENTNLTKADLSKPENKELLEEARQKLLHGGYRVYTTIDRKAYSLMRNIAADKNNFSPDSKEKGVEQIAAIMINHKTGAILSMIEGRDFYLEQMNYATQMTRQPGSAMKPIAAYLPALDKGLVQPGSIIDDAPIVLKDGGKGYHIPKNANNYYSGLVTARDALNRSLNLPALKLFLDEVKIDKAWDFTKKLGITTIQESDYGAQTGVIGGLAVGVSVEELTNAYGAIPNGGVFNDAYMIEKITDSNGKIVYEHKASPQRVFSEQTAFLMTDMLRTVISAGNGTAHSLASSFKNYKTIPIAGKTGSTQNYADVWFMGFSPDITLGVWAGYEKQIHVLTTKDARARARTIWSKIMNDITAEKPEWFTTSKFNQPEGIVKATVSGLSGKKPTALTNKYVTDWFNKEFLPKESDDAIVKKAFIRYNGVNYIPQSATPKDFVEEKTVFVRKKPLDELMDEISAALPRMPAGSRKPLSYYLPRDANNDAPSKVDPRKDDGKAPSAPSGVTINANGGSVSISFKSSPENDVVGYRLYRSADHTTYQNAGSVIISGDDNVFVSSIAGAGAYSYYVTAVDVSGKESAPSAAVSTTAPNPPIELPGNPETDGGNSQGEAQPKPDQGTPTNNNGSTEAGERPDNGGAPAHAKTPAAPTGLKVEATELGFKISWNANGSGDKVTKYNVYYSENGSKYTKIGSTGQTRFEYVSPASSGYFRISASNDAGESGTSSTVKL from the coding sequence ATGAAAGACGACCGTAAAAAAGCTGCCGCAGGGCGCAACAAATGGCTCACCTTCGGTCTTATAGTATGGACAACAGTAAAATGGATTTTCATCTTCTGCCTGACTGCCGGTTTGTTCGCTGGCGGCGCGGTAACCGGCTATGTAGCCGCGCTGGTCAAGGAAGAACCCGTTCGTCCGCCATCGTTGATCGAAGAGAAGATTAATGAGAATGTGATTACCGGTTTTGCGTATTTTAACGACGGCTCGCCGATCGGACAACTGCGAACCGAGGAGGATCGGCGTCTGGTCGAGCTGAAGGATATTCCACAGCAGGCTATCGACGCACTGCTCGCGATCGAGGATAACAACTTTGACAAGCACGTCGGCGTTGATGTGAACGGTCTGGGCCGCGCCGTAAAGCAGAAGCTGCTGAACGAGGATACGCAGACCGGCGGCAGCACACTGACCCAACAGCTCGCCAGACGGGTGTTCCTTAGTCTGGATGTGACCGATGCGCGCAAGGTCAAGGAAATATTTCTATCGCTGCGAATGGAGCGTTACCTGACCAAGCCGCAGATTTTGACTGCCTATCTGAATAAGATGCCCTTCGGTAATGGCTCCAATGGCTACCAGGTATTTGGCATAAAGGCCGCGGCCAAGGGGATTTTCAATATCAGCAATCTGAATGATCTGAACATTGCCCAATCCGCCTATCTGGCGGGCTTGCCGCAGTTGCCTTCCGTTTATTCTGCCTTTACAGGCAAGGGCGAATTTAACGAGAAAGGGTTTAATCGAGCCATTGAGCGGCAGAAGCGTGTTCTCGCTCGCATGCTGGAGACGGGACGGATTACGTCGGCTCAGTATTATGAAGCGCTAGAGTTCGATATGAAGTCATCTCTGGCCAAGCCGGCTAAGAAAGCATACGCTACCTACCCGTACTTGATGCTGGAGACGGAGCGCAAGGCTGCCGAGGCTTTGCTGCTGCATGAGAACACCAATCTGACCAAGGCCGACCTGTCCAAGCCAGAGAACAAGGAGTTACTGGAGGAAGCGCGGCAGAAGCTGCTCCATGGCGGCTACCGCGTCTATACGACGATTGACCGCAAGGCTTACAGCCTGATGCGGAACATCGCCGCCGACAAGAACAACTTCTCACCGGATTCGAAGGAGAAGGGTGTCGAGCAGATCGCAGCGATCATGATTAATCATAAGACGGGAGCGATCCTGTCCATGATCGAAGGCAGGGATTTCTATCTGGAGCAGATGAACTACGCTACCCAGATGACACGCCAGCCAGGCTCGGCGATGAAGCCGATCGCCGCTTATCTGCCAGCCCTCGACAAGGGGCTTGTGCAGCCGGGCAGCATCATCGATGATGCTCCGATCGTGCTGAAGGATGGCGGCAAGGGCTACCATATTCCGAAGAACGCGAACAACTATTACAGCGGCCTGGTCACGGCGCGCGATGCGTTGAACCGCTCGCTCAATCTGCCGGCGCTCAAGCTGTTCCTGGATGAAGTGAAGATAGATAAGGCATGGGACTTCACGAAGAAGCTCGGCATTACAACGATCCAGGAGAGCGACTACGGTGCTCAAACCGGGGTCATCGGCGGCTTGGCAGTTGGCGTATCCGTCGAGGAATTAACCAATGCCTATGGCGCCATCCCGAACGGCGGGGTATTCAATGACGCCTATATGATTGAGAAGATTACAGATTCCAATGGAAAGATCGTCTATGAGCATAAGGCGAGTCCACAGCGCGTCTTCTCCGAGCAGACGGCGTTCCTGATGACGGATATGCTGCGCACCGTAATTAGCGCGGGCAATGGTACCGCTCATTCACTCGCCTCATCGTTCAAAAACTATAAGACCATCCCGATCGCGGGCAAGACCGGCTCGACCCAGAATTACGCTGACGTGTGGTTCATGGGCTTCAGCCCGGACATCACGCTGGGCGTATGGGCTGGTTATGAGAAGCAGATTCATGTGCTCACCACCAAGGATGCGCGTGCACGGGCGCGGACGATCTGGTCGAAGATTATGAATGACATTACTGCGGAGAAGCCGGAATGGTTCACAACAAGCAAATTCAATCAGCCGGAAGGCATTGTCAAAGCTACCGTATCTGGACTGAGCGGCAAAAAGCCGACGGCGCTGACAAACAAATATGTGACCGACTGGTTTAATAAGGAGTTTCTGCCTAAGGAGAGCGATGATGCGATCGTGAAGAAGGCATTCATCCGCTACAATGGCGTGAATTACATTCCGCAGTCTGCAACACCTAAGGATTTTGTGGAGGAGAAGACGGTATTCGTCCGCAAGAAGCCGCTGGATGAGCTGATGGACGAAATCTCAGCCGCCCTGCCTCGGATGCCGGCTGGCAGCAGGAAGCCGCTGAGCTACTATCTGCCACGCGATGCGAACAATGATGCTCCATCCAAGGTTGACCCGCGCAAGGACGATGGCAAGGCGCCTTCCGCACCATCGGGAGTAACCATTAACGCTAACGGTGGTTCCGTCAGCATCTCGTTCAAGAGCAGTCCTGAGAATGATGTGGTCGGCTACCGGTTATACCGCTCCGCTGATCATACAACGTATCAGAATGCTGGCAGTGTCATTATTAGCGGGGACGACAATGTATTCGTCAGCTCCATCGCAGGCGCCGGAGCATACAGCTACTATGTGACGGCTGTAGATGTGAGCGGCAAGGAATCTGCGCCGAGTGCTGCAGTATCCACCACAGCACCGAATCCGCCTATCGAGCTGCCGGGCAATCCGGAGACAGATGGGGGCAACAGTCAAGGCGAAGCACAGCCTAAGCCCGATCAGGGGACGCCAACGAACAACAACGGTTCAACCGAAGCTGGCGAGCGCCCAGACAACGGCGGCGCACCTGCCCATGCCAAGACACCTGCAGCGCCTACCGGGCTGAAGGTTGAGGCAACAGAGCTTGGCTTCAAGATTTCCTGGAATGCCAACGGCTCAGGCGATAAGGTGACCAAGTACAATGTGTATTATAGTGAGAATGGAAGCAAATATACGAAGATTGGTTCGACAGGACAGACCCGATTCGAGTATGTCTCACCAGCCAGCAGCGGATATTTCCGCATCTCGGCCTCGAATGACGCTGGCGAGTCTGGCACTTCGTCTACTGTCAAGCTGTAG
- the acsA gene encoding acetate--CoA ligase has product MENLHQERLAAVASDPNMRSYEDTYAQFQFEDVEKQFTWSRTGKLNAAHEAIDRHVEEGRGEKVALYYSDASRDEQYTFAELRSQSNRFANVLQGLGIGKGDRVFIFMPRTPELYISLLGVLKRGAVAGPLFEAFMETAVRDRLQDSGAVAIITTPSLFGRIPRQELPELKHIIVVGDTSGLEDVVSYQEAMAGAAQEAELEWLDREDGLLIHYTSGSTGKPKGVFHVHNAMIQHYHTGRVVLDLKEDDIYWCTADPGWVTGTSYGIFAPWLHGATNVVRGGRFSPQDWYSTIEKYGVTVWYSAPTAFRMLMGAGNDVIGQYRLDSLRHVLSVGEPLNPEVVRWGMRAYGQRIHDTWWMTETGAQLICNYPCMDIKPGSMGKPLPGIQAAILDDSGNELPPYRMGNLAIRTPWPSMMRKIWNNPSKYEEYFRIPGWYVSGDSAYKDEEGYFWFQGRIDDVINTAGERVGPFEVESKLVEHPAVAEAGVIGKPDPMRGEIIKAFISLREGYSESEELKKEIYQFVKEGLSAHAAPREIEFKDKLPKTRSGKIMRRVLKAWELNLPTGDLSTIED; this is encoded by the coding sequence ATGGAAAATCTGCATCAAGAGCGGTTGGCAGCGGTAGCTTCCGACCCTAACATGAGAAGCTACGAGGACACTTACGCGCAATTTCAATTTGAAGATGTGGAGAAGCAATTTACATGGAGTCGGACAGGTAAGCTTAATGCAGCGCATGAGGCGATAGACCGCCATGTCGAGGAGGGCAGAGGAGAGAAGGTTGCGCTATACTATAGCGATGCGTCCAGAGACGAGCAGTACACCTTCGCAGAGCTTCGCTCGCAGTCGAACCGGTTTGCCAACGTGCTGCAGGGCTTGGGTATTGGCAAGGGTGATCGCGTGTTCATCTTCATGCCTCGTACCCCTGAGCTGTATATTAGCTTGCTGGGTGTTCTCAAGCGCGGCGCGGTAGCAGGTCCCCTGTTCGAGGCGTTCATGGAGACCGCTGTGAGAGATCGGCTGCAGGATAGCGGCGCAGTAGCGATTATTACGACGCCTTCGCTGTTCGGACGCATTCCGCGGCAGGAACTGCCGGAACTCAAGCATATTATTGTTGTCGGAGATACGAGCGGCCTGGAGGATGTCGTCTCCTATCAGGAAGCGATGGCTGGTGCAGCGCAGGAGGCAGAGCTGGAATGGCTGGATCGCGAGGATGGGCTGCTCATACACTATACCTCTGGCTCGACAGGCAAGCCCAAGGGCGTATTTCATGTCCACAACGCCATGATTCAGCATTATCATACCGGCAGGGTTGTGCTTGACCTGAAGGAGGATGACATCTATTGGTGTACAGCCGACCCGGGGTGGGTGACGGGCACCTCCTACGGCATATTCGCACCGTGGCTGCATGGAGCGACGAACGTCGTTCGCGGCGGCCGTTTCAGTCCGCAGGATTGGTATAGCACGATCGAGAAGTATGGCGTGACCGTGTGGTATAGCGCGCCTACAGCCTTCCGTATGCTGATGGGAGCGGGCAATGATGTTATCGGTCAGTACCGGCTGGACAGCCTCAGACATGTGCTGAGTGTGGGAGAGCCGCTTAACCCTGAGGTGGTACGTTGGGGGATGAGGGCTTACGGTCAGCGCATCCATGATACATGGTGGATGACGGAGACGGGCGCTCAGTTGATCTGCAACTATCCATGCATGGATATTAAGCCGGGCTCGATGGGCAAGCCGCTGCCGGGCATACAGGCCGCGATCCTGGATGATAGCGGCAATGAGCTGCCTCCATACCGGATGGGCAATCTCGCGATTCGGACGCCATGGCCATCCATGATGCGCAAGATATGGAATAATCCATCCAAGTACGAGGAGTATTTCCGCATTCCTGGTTGGTATGTATCTGGCGACTCCGCCTACAAGGACGAGGAGGGCTACTTCTGGTTCCAAGGACGAATCGATGATGTGATCAACACGGCGGGCGAGCGGGTCGGGCCTTTCGAGGTGGAGAGCAAGCTGGTGGAACACCCTGCTGTTGCGGAGGCGGGCGTAATCGGCAAGCCGGACCCGATGCGGGGCGAGATTATCAAGGCGTTCATCTCGCTGCGCGAAGGATACTCCGAGTCGGAGGAGCTGAAGAAGGAGATCTACCAGTTCGTGAAGGAAGGGCTGTCTGCTCACGCAGCACCGCGAGAGATTGAGTTCAAGGATAAGCTGCCGAAGACGCGCAGCGGCAAAATTATGCGCCGTGTGCTCAAGGCGTGGGAGCTGAATCTGCCAACTGGAGATTTGTCGACGATAGAGGACTAA